The Janthinobacterium tructae genome contains the following window.
GTTGCTGCGAAACCAGCCGCCAAGGCCGTCGCCAAGCCGGTAGCAAAAGCCGCCGTCAAACCGGTAGCAAAAGCTGCCGCCAAGCCAGCCGCCGCGAAAAAAGCGCCGCTCGCCAAGGTCGCCGCCGTCAAGGAAAAAGCCCGCAAGCCGAAGCTGGTGCGCGACAGCTTCACCATGCCCGAAGCGGAATATGAAGTCTTGGGCCAGGTAAAGAAAGCTTGCCTGAAGGCCGGTTTCGAGATCAAGAAAAGCGAATTGCTGCGCATCGGCGTGGCGCTGATCAGCCAGATCGACCTGGCCACCCTGCAAAACGTGCTGGCCGGCTTGCCGCAGCTGAAAACGGGCCGTCCGAAGAAGGATTGATGGCGCGAGCGGAGGGGCTGCCCCCGCTTGCCCATTCTGGTTTACCATGGGGCCTGTGATAGTTCCCCCATGGTTGCCATGTCAGAAGAAATCAGTATTGAACGCGCCGGCTTCGTCGAGCGCGCCATCGTTCGCCACCGCGCGGGCCAGTCCACCGATGCCATCGACCGCGTCGCCGAGGAAATCCCCGTGGCGCTGGTCTTCAATGGCATTTCCCACGTCGTCATGATGGCCACCCCGCGCGACCTGGAAGCGTTTGCCTATGGCTTCGCGCTGACGGAAGGCGTGGTCGCTTCGGCCGGCGCCATCTTCGACTGTGAAGTGTTCCTGCGCCCCGATTCCGCCGAAGTGTCCTTGAGCATCGCACAGGAGGATTTCGTGCGCCTGAAGGACCGGCGGCGCCAGCTGACGGGTCGCACGGGCTGCGGCGTGTGCGGCATCGACAGCATCGACATGCTCGACTTGCAGCCCGCGGCGCTGCCGCCATCCCTGATCCAGGTCGACCTGCCGGCCGCGCTGGCGCGTGCGTCGAGCGGCTTGCGCGAACACCAGGCGCTGATGCAGGAAACGGGCGGCGTGCATGCGGCCGCCTGGTGCACGCCCGATGGCGACATCGTGCACGTGTTCGAGGATGTCGGCCGACACAATGGTCTCGACAAGCTCATTGGCCATCTCGCGCTGCACGCTGTCGACATGCGGCGCGGCTTCGTGTTCCTGTCCAGCCGCGGCAGCTACGAGCTGGCGCGCAAGGCGGCGCGCATGCAGATTCCCCTGCTGGCGACGATTTCCGCCCCCAGTTCGCTGGCCATTTCCATCGCCACGCAGGCGCGCATGAAACTGGTGGGCTTCTGCCGCCAGGATGCTTTCGTCGACTACACTCCCGGCATCACGCTGTAAGTTCACCGCCGCAGGGCGTGATGTGCAGGCCATCCTGCTCTTTCATCCTGCCTTCTTGCGTGACGAGTGTGGTAATTTTGCATGATCCCCGCCTGGCATTGACTTGCGTCATGGAAATGACATTCGGCTGTCATTTTCCTGACATATTAGACAAGTACGCTGGAGTCGTCTTGATCACAGGGGATGAAACCATGCAAAACATAGTCGCATCAAACGAAGCCAAGGCCCGGCCGGTTCAACTGGTGCTGAGCCAGGCCACTACCGCGGCCGAATTGCGCGAAGTCCAGCGTTTGCGTTACAAGGTGTTTATCGAGACCATGGGATTGAGCTCGCTGGCGAATGCCGATGGCCTCGACAGCGATGAGTTCGACGCGCATTGCGACCATCTGATCGTGCGCGATGCCGATACCCTGAAAGTGGTGGGCACCTACCGCGTGCTGAGCGCGGCCAAGGCGGCCAAGATCGGCCGGCTGTATGCGGAAAACGAGTTCGACCTGAGCCGCCTGAAAAACCTGCGCGGACGCATGGTCGAAGCGGGCCGCGCCTGCATCCACCCGAAATACCGGGGCGGCAGCGTGATCATGCTGCTGTGGTCGGGGCTGGCCGAGTACATGCGCCGCGAGCGCTGCGACTACCTGGTCGGCTGTGCCAGCATCAGCCTGGCCGATGGCGGGCATAACGCCGTTGCCGTGTACCAGGCGCTGGCGGAAAAGCACATGGCCCCAAGCGAATACCGCGTCACGCCGCACCTGCCTTTCCCCATCCACCAGGTGGAAGCGGCGCACAAGCCGCAGGTGCCGCCGCTGATCAAGGGCTACCTGCGTTCGGGCGCCTGGATTTGCGGCGAACCGGCGTGGGACCCTGATTTCGAAAGCGCCGACATGTTCATGATGATGCCGCTGGCGAATCTGGACGAGCGCTATGCGCGCCATTATGGCGTGGTGCCTGGCTAAGGCTAATGCCGGGGAGTGAGGACTGCAGCTGGCTGGCCAGCGCCTGCACGGCGCTGCCCAAGCCGGTGTCCGCGCTGTCGGGCGGCAGCAGTTCGAGCAGGAAGCGCAGCGGCACGCTGATCGCTTCGGGTTCGCCGATGCTGCCGTGGCGCCGCACGGCGTCGTGGTACAGGGCCAGAAATACGGCGCGCGCGGGGACGCCGGCATCGATGGCGCGGTGTTCGTCCGCGTGGCGCTGGCGTCGTGCAGCAAGTCGCCCAGTTGCGCATCGAGTGCGCGCCAGGCATCGCTGGCGCCATGGGCTTTCAACAGCAGGGCACCCGCCAGCACCTGAAAAATCAGGTCGCTGTCGGCCACGCCGCTGCGCCGCCGCGCTTCTTCCAGCGCGGCCAGGCAGGCATCCGTCATTCCGCGCAGGGCCGGCGCGCCGGAGCTCCCCCCGGCGCCCGCCAGGCGCGCGTGCAGGGTTTCCAGGTCGGCCAGCAGGTGGCCGTGGTAGTGGTGGTCGGGCGCCTGCCAAGGGCGGCTCTGGGTGTTCGGAAAGCGGTAGCGGTCGTCGCCATGCGCCTGGTAGGCGCCCCAGGTGTTCGACGCCGGGAACTGCAGGTGCGCCGCTTCGCGCGCCAGGCGCACGGCGTCGCCGAAGTATTCGCCGCTCAGCATGGCGTGATAAAAGCTGTGCGCGAAGATGCTGGCCGCCTGGTCGCCGATGCGCCAGCCGGCCGCGATGACTGCCTGCGAGCCCATTTCAATGAAGGCCGTGGCCAGGCTGGCGGCCAGTTTCGACCACGGCGCGATGGCGTCCGGGCGCATCTCGCCCAGGTGGCAGCAATTGATGAAGACAAATTGCGGCACGCGTTTGAGCTTGCCCACCTGCGCCGCCGTCAGCCGCGTCTTCGGCCTCAGCACCAGGCCCGTATGGGCGATGCCGTGGCCGGCCACTTCGCCG
Protein-coding sequences here:
- a CDS encoding GNAT family N-acetyltransferase; the protein is MQNIVASNEAKARPVQLVLSQATTAAELREVQRLRYKVFIETMGLSSLANADGLDSDEFDAHCDHLIVRDADTLKVVGTYRVLSAAKAAKIGRLYAENEFDLSRLKNLRGRMVEAGRACIHPKYRGGSVIMLLWSGLAEYMRRERCDYLVGCASISLADGGHNAVAVYQALAEKHMAPSEYRVTPHLPFPIHQVEAAHKPQVPPLIKGYLRSGAWICGEPAWDPDFESADMFMMMPLANLDERYARHYGVVPG
- the fdhD gene encoding formate dehydrogenase accessory sulfurtransferase FdhD, with the translated sequence MVAMSEEISIERAGFVERAIVRHRAGQSTDAIDRVAEEIPVALVFNGISHVVMMATPRDLEAFAYGFALTEGVVASAGAIFDCEVFLRPDSAEVSLSIAQEDFVRLKDRRRQLTGRTGCGVCGIDSIDMLDLQPAALPPSLIQVDLPAALARASSGLREHQALMQETGGVHAAAWCTPDGDIVHVFEDVGRHNGLDKLIGHLALHAVDMRRGFVFLSSRGSYELARKAARMQIPLLATISAPSSLAISIATQARMKLVGFCRQDAFVDYTPGITL